The sequence TTGAAGATATCGAGCCGAACCTGGAGTTTGAGCTGGATCGCTTCGGCCACGAGCAGGGCGAGCAGGTGCGTTTCAACGTCGAAGCGCGGCGCCGTTATCTCGACTTTGCGACATCCGCCAGGGCGGCGTGGACGGGCAATTTTCGCGAATTATCGGCGTCGGTGACGCGCATGGCGACCCTCGCGGACGCCGGGCGCATCACGGAAGATAACGCGGCGCAGGAGATCGAGCGCCTGCAGCGAACGTGGACGCCGCCGCTGGCCGAAGCGGATGTAGTGATCCGCACGCTCGGCGCGCGCGCCGACGAATACGACCTGTTTGATCGGCTGCAACTGCAGCGCGTGCTGGAAGTCTGCGAGACGTCGGTGAGTTTGTCCGACGCGGGCCGCAAGCTCTTCGCGGTCTCGCGGCAAAGCAGAAAGCAGCCGAACGACGCCGACCGCCTGCGTAAATATCTGGCCCGCTTCGACGTGGAATGGGGCGACTGGCTATCCGTTCACGACGACAGGTGAGACACGCGCCCGCGTCCCCACACCGGCATCACCTGACACACGATCAACCCCGCCAGCATCAGCGCGCATCCGAATAGCGCGCGCGTCGACAGCGTTTCACCGAGCACCAGCCAGCCGGCCAACGCGGCGAACACCCCTTCCATGCTGAAGATCACCGCGGCATGCGACGGCGCCGCATGCTTTGCCGCGACCACCTGAATCGTGTACGCGACGCCAACCGACAACGCCCCGCCGTACAGGATCGTCGGCGCGGCGCGCGCGATTACCGCGAGACTGACCGGCTCGACGACAAGGCCGACCGCGAGACATGCAATTCCACAAGTCACGAATTGCACGAGCGCCAGCATCAAGGTGTCGTGCCGTAACGCGAACCGACCGACCAGCATCATCTGTACGGAAATCACGAGCGCTCCGCCGAGTTGATACCAGTCGCCGTACAGCATCGAAAAATGCTCGTCGACGCTCAGAAAATACATGCCGATGGCCGCGAGCGTCGCGCCGAGCCACGTGCCGACGCCTGTGCGATGCCGGAACAGCACACCCAGCAGCGGCACGATCACGACATAAAGCGAACTGATGAACCCGGCGTT is a genomic window of Paraburkholderia bryophila containing:
- a CDS encoding DMT family transporter, whose translation is MKPDTRQHLRANLLMLVAAMIWGSAFVAQRLSLDAIGPFLFTGLRFLLGALVVLTLIVCIRRPALAELTKRGPGGSRELLGAGVLLGLVVAAAISLQQIGLQYTKIANAGFISSLYVVIVPLLGVLFRHRTGVGTWLGATLAAIGMYFLSVDEHFSMLYGDWYQLGGALVISVQMMLVGRFALRHDTLMLALVQFVTCGIACLAVGLVVEPVSLAVIARAAPTILYGGALSVGVAYTIQVVAAKHAAPSHAAVIFSMEGVFAALAGWLVLGETLSTRALFGCALMLAGLIVCQVMPVWGRGRVSHLSS